The following are encoded together in the Hemicordylus capensis ecotype Gifberg chromosome 4, rHemCap1.1.pri, whole genome shotgun sequence genome:
- the SSBP3 gene encoding single-stranded DNA-binding protein 3 isoform X8 — MMGPHSQPFMSPRYAGGPRPPIRMGNQPPGGVPGTQPLLPNSMDPTRQQGHPNMGGPMQRMNPPRGMGPMGPGPQTDPWLSLQNYGGGMRPPPNSLGPGMPGINMGPGAGRPWPNPNSANSIPYSSSSPGTYVGPPGGGGPPGTPIMPSPADSTNSSDNIYTMINPVPPGGSRSNFPMGPGSDGPMGGMGGMEPHHMNGSLGSGDIDGLPKNSPNNISGISNPPGTPRDDGELGGNFLHSFQNDNYSPSMTMSV; from the exons ATGATGGGACCCCACAGTCAG CCTTTTATGTCACCAAGATATGCAGGAGGTCCCCGGCCCCCCATCAGAATGGGAAACCAG ccTCCAGGTGGTGTTCCTGGTACACAGCCCTTGCTGCCCAACTCAATGGACCCTACACGACAACAAG GACATCCCAACATGGGAGGCCCAATGCAAAGGATGAATCCTCCACGAGGAATGGGACCCATGGGTCCGGGTCCACAG ACTGATCCTTGGTTATCATTGCAGAACTATGGCGGCGGAATGAGACCTCCACCCAACTCTCTAGGGCCCGGCATGCCTGGGATTAACAT GGGTCCAGGAGCTGGTAGACCATGGCCCAACCCCAACAGCGCTAACTCA ATTCCATACTCCTCTTCATCGCCTGGTACATACGTG GGGCCCCCTGGTGGCGGAGGTCCTCCTGGAACACCCATCATGCCTAGCCCTGCAG ATTCGACAAATTCAAGTGACAACATCTACACAATGATTAATCCCGTACCGCCTGGAGGCAGTCGGTCGAAT TTCCCAATGGGGCCTGGATCAGATGGCCCAATGGGAGGCATGGGCGGGATGGAGCCCCATCACATGAATGGCTCATTAG GGTCAGGAGACATAGATGGACTTCCAAAA AATTCTCCAAACAACATAAGTGGCATTAGCAACCCTCCAGGCACTCCACGAGATGATGGCGAACTGGGAGGCAACTTCCTCCATTCCTTCCAAAATGACAAC taTTCTCCCAGCATGACGATGAGTGTGTga
- the SSBP3 gene encoding single-stranded DNA-binding protein 3 isoform X6: MSAAAAPSPVLGNIPPNDGMPGGPIPPGFFQGPPGSQPSPHAQPPPHNPNSMMGPHSQPFMSPRYAGGPRPPIRMGNQPPGGVPGTQPLLPNSMDPTRQQGHPNMGGPMQRMNPPRGMGPMGPGPQTDPWLSLQNYGGGMRPPPNSLGPGMPGINMGPGAGRPWPNPNSANSIPYSSSSPGTYVGPPGGGGPPGTPIMPSPADSTNSSDNIYTMINPVPPGGSRSNFPMGPGSDGPMGGMGGMEPHHMNGSLGSGDIDGLPKNSPNNISGISNPPGTPRDDGELGGNFLHSFQNDNYSPSMTMSV; encoded by the exons GGACCGCCTGGCTCTCAGCCCTCGCCACACGCACAGCCTCCACCTCACAACCCCAACAGCATGATGGGACCCCACAGTCAG CCTTTTATGTCACCAAGATATGCAGGAGGTCCCCGGCCCCCCATCAGAATGGGAAACCAG ccTCCAGGTGGTGTTCCTGGTACACAGCCCTTGCTGCCCAACTCAATGGACCCTACACGACAACAAG GACATCCCAACATGGGAGGCCCAATGCAAAGGATGAATCCTCCACGAGGAATGGGACCCATGGGTCCGGGTCCACAG ACTGATCCTTGGTTATCATTGCAGAACTATGGCGGCGGAATGAGACCTCCACCCAACTCTCTAGGGCCCGGCATGCCTGGGATTAACAT GGGTCCAGGAGCTGGTAGACCATGGCCCAACCCCAACAGCGCTAACTCA ATTCCATACTCCTCTTCATCGCCTGGTACATACGTG GGGCCCCCTGGTGGCGGAGGTCCTCCTGGAACACCCATCATGCCTAGCCCTGCAG ATTCGACAAATTCAAGTGACAACATCTACACAATGATTAATCCCGTACCGCCTGGAGGCAGTCGGTCGAAT TTCCCAATGGGGCCTGGATCAGATGGCCCAATGGGAGGCATGGGCGGGATGGAGCCCCATCACATGAATGGCTCATTAG GGTCAGGAGACATAGATGGACTTCCAAAA AATTCTCCAAACAACATAAGTGGCATTAGCAACCCTCCAGGCACTCCACGAGATGATGGCGAACTGGGAGGCAACTTCCTCCATTCCTTCCAAAATGACAAC taTTCTCCCAGCATGACGATGAGTGTGTga